The following coding sequences lie in one Oceanicola sp. 502str15 genomic window:
- a CDS encoding sigma-54 dependent transcriptional regulator, producing MTAVLLIEDVPSMQLVYQSVLQTAGHHVEVASTAAEGLRQFRTHRPGVVLVDLMLPDRDGLELIEEFIAADPFTHVIVITANGSINRAVEAMRAGAWEFLVKPFDEGRLLDAVSGAVSDHARASGQPAGPGGPMPDPTPPMPSTEHTGLIGSSSAMREVMHKIGSVSRSMATVFISGESGTGKELCARAVHDMSSRANGPFIALNCGAIPADLLESEVFGHLKGSFTGALNDKPGAAAAADGGTFFLDEICEMDLGLQTKLLRFLQTSTIQPVGSTKPRKVSVRILCATNRDPLAEVRAGRFREDLYYRLHVVPLHLPPLRERGRDVVEIARQALAEFAAEEGKGFTSLSPEVEDLFCALSWPGNVRQLLNVLRNVAVLHDGTEVTLQMLPMELHHEVEANAEAAQMRSAPAPALPGNGLEPLMGKSMAEIERLVIEETIARHDGSVPKAARILGLSPSTIYRKREGWERD from the coding sequence ATGACTGCGGTTCTGCTGATCGAAGACGTGCCCTCGATGCAGCTTGTGTACCAGAGCGTGCTCCAGACGGCGGGCCACCATGTCGAAGTCGCCTCCACCGCAGCCGAGGGGCTGCGCCAGTTCCGCACCCACCGCCCCGGCGTCGTGCTGGTCGACCTCATGCTGCCCGACCGCGACGGGCTGGAGCTGATCGAGGAGTTCATCGCCGCCGATCCCTTCACCCATGTCATCGTCATCACCGCCAACGGCTCGATCAACCGCGCCGTCGAGGCGATGCGGGCCGGGGCCTGGGAATTCTTGGTGAAGCCCTTCGACGAGGGCCGCCTGCTCGATGCCGTCTCCGGCGCCGTCTCCGACCACGCCCGCGCCTCCGGCCAGCCCGCAGGCCCCGGCGGCCCCATGCCCGACCCCACGCCGCCCATGCCCTCCACCGAGCACACCGGCCTCATCGGCTCCTCCTCGGCGATGCGCGAGGTGATGCACAAGATCGGCTCGGTCTCGCGCTCCATGGCCACCGTCTTCATCTCCGGCGAAAGCGGCACCGGCAAGGAGCTCTGCGCCCGCGCCGTCCACGACATGTCCTCGCGCGCCAACGGCCCCTTCATCGCCCTGAACTGCGGCGCCATCCCCGCCGACCTGCTCGAAAGCGAGGTCTTCGGCCACCTCAAGGGCAGCTTCACCGGCGCGCTCAACGACAAGCCCGGCGCGGCCGCCGCCGCCGACGGCGGCACTTTCTTCCTCGACGAGATCTGCGAAATGGACCTCGGGCTGCAAACCAAGCTCCTCCGCTTCCTGCAAACCTCCACCATCCAGCCCGTCGGCTCCACCAAGCCCCGCAAGGTGAGCGTGCGCATCCTCTGCGCCACCAACCGCGACCCGCTGGCCGAGGTGCGCGCCGGCCGCTTCCGCGAAGACCTCTACTACCGCCTCCACGTGGTCCCGCTGCACCTGCCCCCCCTGCGCGAGCGCGGCCGCGACGTGGTCGAAATCGCCCGCCAGGCCCTCGCAGAGTTCGCCGCCGAAGAGGGCAAGGGCTTCACCTCCCTCTCCCCCGAGGTCGAAGACCTGTTCTGCGCCCTCTCCTGGCCCGGCAACGTGCGCCAGCTCCTCAACGTGCTGCGCAACGTGGCGGTGCTCCACGATGGCACCGAGGTCACACTGCAAATGCTGCCGATGGAGCTGCACCACGAGGTCGAGGCCAATGCCGAGGCCGCCCAGATGCGCAGCGCCCCGGCCCCCGCCCTGCCCGGCAACGGGCTGGAGCCGCTGATGGGCAAGAGCATGGCCGAGATCGAACGCCTGGTGATCGAAGAAACCATCGCCCGCCACGACGGCTCGGTGCCCAAGGCCGCCCGCATCCTCGGCCTCTCACCCTCTACCATCTACCGCAAACGCGAAGGCTGGGAGCGGGACTGA